GCCAACGGGTCCATGTCGCACCGGACATCTCGGTGCTCGACGCCCTCATCGACGCGGGCGTCGACGTACCGAGCTCCTGCACCGAAGGAATCTGCGGTACCTGCGAGGTGGGTGTCGTCAAAGGCGACGTCGACCACCGGGACTTCCTGCTCAGCGAGACCGAGCACGCCGCGAACACCACGATGTTCCCGTGCGTATCACGCTGCCGCTCCGCCGAACTCGTACTCGATCTCTAGAAGGAACCACCGTGCTCCACGCCCCGATGTCACCGCTCGCCGACGGGCCGGTCTGCCGCCTGCGCAGCCTGCGTTCGGTCGCGCTGACCGTGCCCGATCCGATCGCCTCCCGTGACTTCTACCACGAGGTCTGGGGGCTGTCGACCGTCGATGAGGACGGCGACCGATTCTGGCTGCGCGCCACCGGCACCGAACATCATGTCCTGGATCTGCGGGCCGGTGATGTGAATGCTCTGGGCCGCATCACCTTTGCGGTCGCGACTCCTCGTGAGGTGGACGACGCGGCCCGTGTACTCGAAGCGCTGGGCATCCCGCTGCTCCGTGCGCCCGGGCCGCTCGACGACGCGGGCGGCGGATACGGCCTGCAGCTCGTCGACCCCGAGGGGCGGACGATCGAACTGTCCGCGGACACCTTCGCGGTCCCGACGGATGAGCCGGCCGGACGTCGGGCGGTGCCGCGGAAGATCGCCCACGTCGTCCTGAACACCACCGACATCGAACGCACCGCGTGGTTCTACACCCGTGTCCTCGGCATGCGTGTATCCGACTGGTCCGAACGGCAGATGGCGTTTCTGCGGTGCAACTCCGATCACCACGTCATCGCGCTCAACCAAGCGTCCTGGCCGTCGCTCAACCACATCGCGTACGAGATGACATCGATCGACCACTTCATGCGCGGCATCGGAAGTCTGCGGTCGCACGGCATCTCGCCTCAATGGGGACCCGGGCGACACGGGCCGGGCGACAACACCTTCTCGTACTTCACCGACCCCGCGGGCCTCGTCTGCGAGTACACCTCCGAGGTCGCCCAGATCGACGAGGACGCCTGGCTCTGTCGCACCTGGCGGCGCACCCCCGAGCTCTCCGATACCTGGGGGACGGCCGGGCCGCCGAGCAGCACCATCCGGTCGGCCATGGCCGGAATCCCTGACCTCGGTGCGCGGGCGCTGGTGGCGGCGCACGAGGACTACTTCTACGGGGCGCCCGAGACGGCGGGTGTCTCATGACCGTCGCAGCTTCCGCCGTCGACGGTCTCAACGTCGTCGAGCACCGATCGCACCGCGAGATCCGCACGGATCGGCCGGTGCTCCTACTGCACGGCATCGGCGGCTCGGCGGACTCGTGTGCGCCGCTGGCCGAGCGCCTCGCCGCGGCAGGTGTGCCGTCCTGGTGCCTCGATGCGCCCGGGTACGGCAGGTCCGCCGATCCGATGCCCGGCGTCGACGTGGTCGCCGCGGTCATCGATCTGATCGAGCGCACGTGGCCGGCGCAACCCGTCACTCTCCTCGGTACGTCGTGGGGTGGTGTCGTGGCCATCGCGGTCGCCCTCCGCCGCCCCGAGATCGTTGCCGCACTCGTCCTGGCCGACAGCACCCGCGGGTCAGGCACCACCGCCGGGAAGGCCGACGCCATGCTCGCCCGGATCGCCGAACTCCGCGAACGTGGTGCCGACGCCGTTGCGGCCGAACGCGCCCCGCGGCTGACCGCCCCCGGAGCGGCACCCATCGTGTGCCAAACAGTACGTCGATCGATGGCGGACATCCGGATTCCCGGTTTCACCGCGGCAGCAGAGTTCATGGCGACCACCGACCACGGCCCGGACCTGGCGCGGGTCGACTGCCCGACGCTGGTCCTCGTCGGCGAGCACGACGTGATCACCGGCGTCGACGAGTCGCGGGCGCTCGCGAACGGTATCCGCGGTGCGCAGTTGCACATCATCGGCGCCGCGGGCCACGTGGCCGTCCAGGAGCGGCCCGACACCGTCGCCGATCTCGTCCTCGAGTTCCTCGGTGGTCTGTCATGACCCCCGGCACCATCGTGGTCACCGGCGGCGGACGCGGCCTCGGCCGCAGCATCGCCGAACGCTGTTGCCGCGAGGGACACCGCGTCGTCATCGCCGAGCGCGACCCCGATACCGCCCACGCCGCCGAGCGCGACCTCCTCGTCGCCGGGCACGACGCCACCGCGATCGTCACCGACATCGCCCACATCGGGTCGGTGCGGGCACTCGCGGACCGCCTCGACGCAGACGGCCACCGGGTCGTCGGCCTCGTCAACAACGCCGCCATCGCCGACGGAGTCGGTGGTGCAACCTTCTTCGACCTCGCCGATGACGAGTTCGACCGGCTGTCCACCGTGAACGTCCGCGGCACCTGGTCGGTGACCAAATATCTGTGGCCCATGCTGTCCGCCGCGCAGGGCTCGGTGGTGAACATCGCCTCCGACGTCGCGCTGTACGGGTCACCCCGCCTGGTGCACTACGTGTCGTCGAAGGCTGCGGTCATCGGCATGACACGTTCGATGGCGCGCGACGCGGGCGAGTTCGGCGTGCGCGTCAACGCAGTCGCGCCCGGGCTGATCCGGGTCGAGGCGACCGAATCCGTACCCGACGAGCGGTATCGCACCTACGCCGAGGGCCGGGCTCTCAAACGCGAACAGACACCCGAGGACGTCGCCGGGGTGGTGCGGTTCCTGCTCTCCGACGATGCCGCATTCGTCACCGGCCAGACCATCGTCGTCGACGGCGGCTTCATCTTCCGCTGACCGACTCACGCCACCACCACACACCACCACACGAGGAGAACGCCATGGATCTGCAGCTCGACGGCCGCCGGATTCTGATCACCGGTGCGAGCTCCGGGATCGGACTCGCCACGGCGCGGCTGCTCGCGGAGGAAGGGGCGCGCCTCGCCCTGTGCGCACGCGATGTTCAGCGGCTGCGTTCCGCCACCGAGGAACTGGCCGCAGTCACCGACGTCGTCACGGCGGCGTGCGATGTCACCGACCGGTCCTCGGTGGACGACTTCGTCGACTCGGCGGTCGACCGACTCGGCGGTCTCGACGGCGTGGTCTGCAACGCGGGCCGGTCGCTGATGCGCACCCTCGACGAGACCAGCGACGAGGAGATCCGGGACGAGTTCGACCTCAAGATCTTCGGCGCCCTCAACGTGGTCAGGGCAGCACGCCCCGCGCTGGCCAAGTCCGATGCCGGGTCGATCGTGGTCGTCAACGCAATCCTCTCCCGCCAGCCAGAGCTCCGGCTCGCGATCACCGCTGCCGCACGGGCCGGGCTGCTCAACCTGTCCAGGTCGCTCGCCGGAGACCTCGCCGTCGACGGGATCCGGGTGAACTCGGTCCTGCTCGGGCTCGTCGACACCGGACAGTGGCAGCGGCGCTTCGTGGAGAGCGGTTCGCCCGCCGACTTCGACGAATGGAGCGCGGAGATCGCCCACGACCGCGGAATAGCGTTGGGCCGCTTCGGCACCGCCGACGAACTCGCCTTCCCGGTGACCACACTGCTGTCCCCACGAAACAGCTACATGACCGGCGCAGCCCTCGACGTCGGTGGCGGTGTCCACCGCTACGCCTGACACCGACGACCATCCCTCAGGAGACCACCATGACCACCCAGCCCGAGTCCCACCGCCAGACCGGCGGCGACGTCCTCGTGGAGGTGATGCGCCGCCACGGCATCACCACCGCATTCGGCGTCGTCAGCATCCACAACCTGCCACTGGTCGAGGCTGTCGACCGCGACCTCACCTTTGTCGAGATGCGACACGAGGCCGCCGCGGTCAACGCCGCCGACGGGTTCGCGCGAGCGTCCGGCGGGATCGGGATCGCGTTGACGAGCACCGGAACCGGAGCGGGCAACGCGGCCGGATCGATGGTCGAGGCACTGACCGCAGGGAGTCGCGTCCTGCACATCACCGGACAGATCGAGAGCGAGCACCTGGCACCGGGGCGCCCCGCCGCGAGTCGCGGCGTGATCCACGAGTTCCCGCGCCAACCACAGATGCTCGACGCGATCTCCGCGTACTCCGCGACGATCCGCGACGCGAAAGAAGCCGGGGCCGAACTGGAAGCAGCGATCGCGCGGGTTCTGGCCGCTCCTTCGGGCCCGGCCAGCGTCGAGTGGCCCACCGATCTGCAGTACCTTGCCTCTCCCGATCAGCAGCGCCCATCCGAGTCGGCACCGCGACCCGTCCCGAGCGTCGACGCCGACTCCGTCGCCTGCGCAGCGGATCTCCTCCGTACTGCCAGGTCGCCGCTGATCTGGCTCGGTGGGGGTGCGGCGGGTGCGGGCGTGGCCATCGGCGAACTCGCACACCGTCTGGGCGCGGGCATCCTCACCAGCAACTCCGGCCGGGGCATCGTGGACGAGGACGATCCGCTGGTGATCGGCAACTTCGCCACCACACCCGCCGCCCGCGAACTGATCGCCGACGCCGACGTCCTGCTGGCGATCGGTACGCATTTCCGCTCCAATGAGACGGCCTCGTACAGCCTTCCGTTGCCCGCGAATCTGATCCAGATCGACGTTGTGCCGGCGACCATCGGCCGGGTCTATCCGGCCACCGTCGGTGTCCTCGGCGACGCCGGTGAGTCGGTGCGTGCCATCGCCGCGCACCTCGACACCGGAACCGCCGAACCCGGATGGCGCGACCGGGTCACCGAGGTTCGCGGCGTCGTACGCCGCCAACTGACCTCGTACATCGGCGGCTACGCGGAGATCTGCGAGGCGATCCGCACCGCCGTGCCCGCCCGGTCGGTCATCGCCCGCGACGTCACCATCCCGTCGAGTCAGTGGGGTAACCGCCTGTTGCCCATCCACGAGCAGGCGACCAACGTGTTCCCTCTCGGCGGCGGGATCGGGCAGGGGCTGGCCATGGGTATCGGCGCCGCGCATGCCCGCCCCGACGTTCCGACGCTGGTCATGGCCGGCGACGGCGGCCTGGCCGTCCACCTCGGTGAACTGGCCTCCCTCGCCGGCTCCGGAGCACATGTGATCGTGCTGGTGTTCAACGACGGCGGATACGGAGTTCTGCGAAACATGCAGGAAAAGAACGGATTCCGTCGATCCGGAGTTGACCTGCACACCCCCCGCTTCGATCTGCTCGCGGCGTCGATGGATCTGCCGTACCGACTCGTCCAGGGCCCCGGATCCATATCCGCCGCACTCGACCAGGCCGTCGGTCGGCGGGGGCCATCGGTCATCGAGGTCGACGTCGAAGCGCTGGACCCGGTGCCGGGACCGTTCGTGCCGCCGGTGCACGTGCCCACCGCAGATCACCAGAACGGTGGACGGTCGTGATCGCCCCGAAGCTCTGGTGGGACGACGGCGCCCTCGCCGCCGTGGCGGCGGGCGAGCAGACTCACGTCTTCGCCGCCGGGGACCACGTTGCCGACGCCATCCGGCTCGCGGTAGCGCACCCCGAGGTCGTGTTGAGTCTTGTACTGGCCGAGCCGGTTCCGGTGCCTGACGACGTCGTCCCGTTGCTCGCACAGGTCGTCGTACCGACTCTCGTCCTGGCGTCGGCGCCATCATCTGACGCGGATCTCACTGCCGCCCAAAAGCTCGCGGGTGAGATCGACAACGGCGTGTTCGTCGTCATCGATGGTGCGCCGCGACCGGTCCACACCGAACGGCGGGAGTCGTTCGCCGAGTGGTCCGCATCCTTCGTCGCCATCGCCGAAGGTCTGGCCGCCCGCGACGGGCGCCTGCTCACCCCACCCACCCCACTCATCGAAGGAGCTCTCCGATGAACACTCGCACAGCGAAATTCCCTGTCGATGCGCTCGGCCGGGCGACGTTCCGCGAGCCCTATCTCGAGACGCATCAGACCCACCCGGAACCGATCACACCCTACGAGGACAAGCTCGCCGGCTCGTTGTCCGAGGTGTTCGCCGACGGTGCAACGACTCTCGACGATGTGGTCGACGGCCTGAATGCCCT
This sequence is a window from Gordonia insulae. Protein-coding genes within it:
- a CDS encoding hydrolase; this encodes MIAPKLWWDDGALAAVAAGEQTHVFAAGDHVADAIRLAVAHPEVVLSLVLAEPVPVPDDVVPLLAQVVVPTLVLASAPSSDADLTAAQKLAGEIDNGVFVVIDGAPRPVHTERRESFAEWSASFVAIAEGLAARDGRLLTPPTPLIEGALR
- a CDS encoding SDR family oxidoreductase, whose protein sequence is MTPGTIVVTGGGRGLGRSIAERCCREGHRVVIAERDPDTAHAAERDLLVAGHDATAIVTDIAHIGSVRALADRLDADGHRVVGLVNNAAIADGVGGATFFDLADDEFDRLSTVNVRGTWSVTKYLWPMLSAAQGSVVNIASDVALYGSPRLVHYVSSKAAVIGMTRSMARDAGEFGVRVNAVAPGLIRVEATESVPDERYRTYAEGRALKREQTPEDVAGVVRFLLSDDAAFVTGQTIVVDGGFIFR
- a CDS encoding SDR family oxidoreductase — protein: MDLQLDGRRILITGASSGIGLATARLLAEEGARLALCARDVQRLRSATEELAAVTDVVTAACDVTDRSSVDDFVDSAVDRLGGLDGVVCNAGRSLMRTLDETSDEEIRDEFDLKIFGALNVVRAARPALAKSDAGSIVVVNAILSRQPELRLAITAAARAGLLNLSRSLAGDLAVDGIRVNSVLLGLVDTGQWQRRFVESGSPADFDEWSAEIAHDRGIALGRFGTADELAFPVTTLLSPRNSYMTGAALDVGGGVHRYA
- a CDS encoding VOC family protein codes for the protein MSPLADGPVCRLRSLRSVALTVPDPIASRDFYHEVWGLSTVDEDGDRFWLRATGTEHHVLDLRAGDVNALGRITFAVATPREVDDAARVLEALGIPLLRAPGPLDDAGGGYGLQLVDPEGRTIELSADTFAVPTDEPAGRRAVPRKIAHVVLNTTDIERTAWFYTRVLGMRVSDWSERQMAFLRCNSDHHVIALNQASWPSLNHIAYEMTSIDHFMRGIGSLRSHGISPQWGPGRHGPGDNTFSYFTDPAGLVCEYTSEVAQIDEDAWLCRTWRRTPELSDTWGTAGPPSSTIRSAMAGIPDLGARALVAAHEDYFYGAPETAGVS
- a CDS encoding recombinase-like helix-turn-helix domain-containing protein; the encoded protein is MNTRTAKFPVDALGRATFREPYLETHQTHPEPITPYEDKLAGSLSEVFADGATTLDDVVDGLNALGLHGPDGGPWTDETFRAEMRRLGK
- a CDS encoding alpha/beta fold hydrolase, with amino-acid sequence MTVAASAVDGLNVVEHRSHREIRTDRPVLLLHGIGGSADSCAPLAERLAAAGVPSWCLDAPGYGRSADPMPGVDVVAAVIDLIERTWPAQPVTLLGTSWGGVVAIAVALRRPEIVAALVLADSTRGSGTTAGKADAMLARIAELRERGADAVAAERAPRLTAPGAAPIVCQTVRRSMADIRIPGFTAAAEFMATTDHGPDLARVDCPTLVLVGEHDVITGVDESRALANGIRGAQLHIIGAAGHVAVQERPDTVADLVLEFLGGLS
- a CDS encoding thiamine pyrophosphate-binding protein; its protein translation is MTTQPESHRQTGGDVLVEVMRRHGITTAFGVVSIHNLPLVEAVDRDLTFVEMRHEAAAVNAADGFARASGGIGIALTSTGTGAGNAAGSMVEALTAGSRVLHITGQIESEHLAPGRPAASRGVIHEFPRQPQMLDAISAYSATIRDAKEAGAELEAAIARVLAAPSGPASVEWPTDLQYLASPDQQRPSESAPRPVPSVDADSVACAADLLRTARSPLIWLGGGAAGAGVAIGELAHRLGAGILTSNSGRGIVDEDDPLVIGNFATTPAARELIADADVLLAIGTHFRSNETASYSLPLPANLIQIDVVPATIGRVYPATVGVLGDAGESVRAIAAHLDTGTAEPGWRDRVTEVRGVVRRQLTSYIGGYAEICEAIRTAVPARSVIARDVTIPSSQWGNRLLPIHEQATNVFPLGGGIGQGLAMGIGAAHARPDVPTLVMAGDGGLAVHLGELASLAGSGAHVIVLVFNDGGYGVLRNMQEKNGFRRSGVDLHTPRFDLLAASMDLPYRLVQGPGSISAALDQAVGRRGPSVIEVDVEALDPVPGPFVPPVHVPTADHQNGGRS